A region of Lycium barbarum isolate Lr01 chromosome 3, ASM1917538v2, whole genome shotgun sequence DNA encodes the following proteins:
- the LOC132630503 gene encoding putative receptor protein kinase ZmPK1, producing MKSLKLCHLFPFLVLSFLILSFPLTASRILFRGDSLSVKDDSDFITSPQKTFTCGFYPIGSTNAYYFGIWFTNSRNKTVVWNAKQDRPVNLQGSKLTLRKNGALVLTDVDDTIVWQTNTTSFDTEKAELLETGNLVLKNPRGEILWQSFDLPTDTLLPNQYFTKSHRLVPPLRKGSFSPGYFSLYFDSDNVLRMIYDGPQVSSKYWPNPDITNVYEIGRTSQNSTRLAYFDKIGRFFSSDNFQFNVSDMGFGILRRMTIDTDGNLRVYSLDNSTGLWKISWQAVAQPCVVHVICGRFSICTYATEPKCTCPPGYQMSNAIDWSEGCRAKFRARSLINPKHVKFVEIPNVDYWGFDLNFSRSLSLESCRELCLEDPSCRAFVYRRNGEGTCFTKGILFNGYRSPGFPGNLFLKVPMNLSASESGLLILDEGIKCGSSPEVVLFGSPSMYVMDFKKVKWIYLYLFCSTLGGIEILFFVLGWWALFSKHGIPASIEDGYKMVSSTQFRRFTYTELKKATKNFKVELGRGGSGAVYKGDLADGRAVAVKKLANDQFQEEFFAEMTTIGRINHMNLVRMWGFCSEGRHQLLVYEYIENSSLDRHLFNTDFLGWEQRFGVALGTAKGLAYLHHECLEWVIHCDVKPENILLDGELQPKIADFGLAKLSQRGGPGSEFTKIRGTKGYMAPEWALNQPITAKVDVYAFGIVILEMVKGSRLSSWVVDDDGECHHEQESQLGKFVGIVKRKIQSGEDSWVDKIVDPRLEGKFGKNQAVTLIEIGISCAEQDRNKRPTMAEVVQTLLDCEDEITVLT from the coding sequence atgaaaagtttgaaactttgCCATCTTTTTCCTTTTCTAGTTCTGTCATTTCTTATCTTGTCCTTCCCTTTGACAGCATCAAGAATTCTGTTTAGAGGGGATTCTTTGTCAGTTAAAGATGATTCAGATTTCATTACTTCCCCACAAAAAACATTCACTTGTGGATTTTATCCCATTGGCAGTACTAATGCTTACTACTTTGGCATTTGGTTCACAAATTCAAGGAACAAAACTGTTGTCTGGAATGCCAAACAAGATAGGCCTGTCAATCTCCAAGGCTCaaagttgacactaagaaaaAATGGAGCTTTAGTGTTAACAGATGTTGATGACACAATTGTTTGGCAAACAAACACAACATCATTTGATACTGAAAAAGCAGAACTTCTTGAAACAGGCAACTTAGTTTTAAAGAATCCACGAGGTGAGATTTTGTGGCAAAGCTTTGATTTACCTACTGATACTTTACTGCCTAACCAATATTTCACCAAGAGTCATAGGTTAGTACCTCCTTTAAGGAAAGGTAGTTTTTCACCTGGATATTTTAGTTTGTACTTTGATAGTGATAATGTTTTGAGGATGATCTATGATGGTCCTCAAGTTTCAAGCAAATACTGGCCTAATCCTGATATTACTAATGTGTATGAGATTGGTAGAACTAGCCAAAATAGTACTAGACTTGCATATTTTGATAAAATTGGTAGATTTTTCTCAAGTGATAACTTTCAATTCAATGTTTCTGACATGGGATTTGGGATATTAAGAAGGATGACTATAGACACTGATGGGAATTTGAGAGTCTATAGTTTGGATAACTCGACGGGGTTATGGAAGATTTCTTGGCAAGCTGTTGCACAGCCTTGTGTTGTGCATGTAATATGTGGAAGATTTTCGATATGTACTTATGCAACAGAACCTAAATGTACATGTCCTCCTGGATATCAGATGTCTAATGCAATTGATTGGAGCGAAGGTTGCAGGGCGAAATTCAGAGCAAGAAGTTTGATTAATCCTAAACATGTCAAGTTTGTGGAGATTCCCAATGTTGATTACTGGGGTTTTGATCTCAATTTTTCTCGTTCTTTGTCATTGGAATCTTGCAGGGAATTGTGCTTGGAGGATCCTAGCTGTCGTGCATTTGTCTATAGGCGAAATGGTGAGGGAACATGTTTCACGAAAGGCATTCTTTTCAATGGATATCGGTCTCCTGGTTTTCCTGGAAATCTATTCTTGAAAGTCCCTATGAATCTAAGTGCATCAGAATCAGGTCTTTTGAttcttgatgaaggtataaaatGTGGATCGAGTCCAGAAGTTGTTCTTTTTGGTTCTCCTTCTATGTATGTAATGGATTTTAAGAAGGTGAAATGGATTTATCTTTACCTATTTTGTTCCACCCTTGGCGGAATAGAGATTTTGTTTTTTGTGTTAGGTTGGTGGGCGTTGTTTAGCAAACATGGGATTCCTGCTTCCATTGAGGACGGATATAAAATGGTGTCATCGACTCAGTTCAGGAGGTTCACTTATACTGAACTTAAGAAAGCAACAAAAAACTTCAAAGTTGAGTTAGGAAGAGGAGGTTCAGGAGCTGTTTACAAAGGGGATTTAGCTGACGGAAGAGCGGTAGCAGTCAAGAAACTTGCAAATGATCAGTTTCAAGAAGAATTCTTTGCAGAAATGACCACCATAGGAAGAATAAACCATATGAATTTGGTAAGGATGTGGGGATTTTGTTCTGAAGGGAGACATCAACTTTTGGTCTATGAATACATCGAGAACTCATCACTCGACAGACATCTTTTCAACACGGATTTTCTTGGATGGGAACAAAGGTTTGGAGTGGCATTAGGGACAGCAAAAGGTCTTGCATACCTTCATCATGAATGCCTTGAATGGGTGATCCATTGTGATGTGAAGCCTGAAAATATACTTCTTGATGGTGAACTCCAGCCCAAGATTGCAGATTTTGGACTTGCAAAGCTCTCACAAAGAGGGGGACCCGGTTCAGAATTCACAAAGATTCGCGGTACTAAAGGCTACATGGCTCCAGAATGGGCTTTGAACCAACCTATCACAGCAAAAGTTGATGTTTATGCTTTTGGGATTGTAATACTTGAGATGGTCAAGGGAAGTAGGCTGTCAAGTTGGGTGGTGGATGATGATGGCGAATGTCATCACGAGCAAGAATCACAGCTCGGAAAATTTGTCGGGATAGTGAAGAGGAAGATTCAAAGCGGAGAAGATTCTTGGGTGGATAAAATAGTGGATCCAAGATTAGAAGGTAAATTTGGCAAGAACCAGGCTGTTACATTGATTGAAATAGGCATTTCTTGTGCGGAGCAAGATAGAAATAAAAGGCCTACAATGGCTGAAGTGGTCCAAACACTGCTGGATTGCGAAGATGAAATAACAGTACTAACATAA